The genomic interval GAGTCCCACCAAAAAGAGAAGAGTATAATTCTCCAGAGGGCAGCCACTCCAAAAGAAACTGTTCCACAAGTAAACCAGTGGGGGTAGGGGGAGTCGGGGAGCCTGCCTGAGAACCAGATGAACAAGGACCTATCTACAGTCCACCCACATCCAGCTCAACCCACCTCATTAGAAGATACACGAGAGACTTGTCACTGGGGGCTATAGGCAGATGGCAAGAGGCACACAGACCGCTAGCCCTCTGGGAAATACAAACAAGGAGATGCCTATCTCCCTACACAAATGCTGGCGAGGCGAGAAACCCCATGCGGCTGGTTAGGAATGAATGAGAAATGGCTCTGTAAAGCAGCCTGGCTGATCCTTACAAAAGGAAACATGCAGCTTAGGACGTAGCAACTGCATTCCCGAGTGATAATAGGCAAGCTCCGCAAGTTGCACACTGGACAATTGCATTTGTCTAACATGTTGACAGCTGAGTCTAAAAGGGGGAGACGACAGATCCGTGGTTTGCTCGAGTCTGAGACGCCGGCTTCTCCAGCGTCGGAGGCCCTAACATTGTATACTAGTCACGCAACATGGCGTCTCCAGGGAGACTCAGCCAAACACAAGCAGTTCTCCATTATTTCTCCCTAACTGATTGAACTGCAACGATCTCAAAGCGCGGTggggcacacctataatcctagggCTCGAGAAAGGTTGAAGCGGAGATTGCTAGTTCTAAGATCAAGGCCAGGAGCCAGGGATCAAGAACAGAGCGGAGGAGGTCTGAGCCAGGCTCTGACTGGGCATCATCAGTCGGGTCCAGGGCGGCCACCTGCCGTGCACACTGGGGATCGGAGCGATGGGCAAAACAAGTGACAAGCCCGAAGACTAAGAAACGACCCGAGGACCGCAGACTGCTTGGAACCCTGAGAAGAGGAGCGTCTCTGCGCCGTGAACGCCGGGAGAAAAGCGCCGCCAGCTGTCCAGAAGTCTGCACAGCCGCAGACACCACCTCCTTGGCGTCCCCGCAAGCTATGCGCCAGGCCGCCGCTGCAGCACCACCACAGAGAGGTCGGGCCGCGCCTCCTAGAGCGGCCCCGCAGGCCCGGAGAGGTGGGCGGGTCTACGGAGCCGAGCGCAGCAGCACCACCACAGAGAGGCCTGCCGACGGCTCCTAGAGCGGCGCCAGAAGGGCGCGAATGAGAGGCGGGGCTCCGGAGCACGCGGTGGAACCACCGAGAGCCCCGCACGGCTCCTAGAGAGGGACCGGAGACGGCTTAGGACGGTGGGCGGGCTCTGGAGCGCGCGGCAGCACCACCGAGAGGCCGGGCAAGGTAGAGCGGCTCCAGAGGGGCGGGCCTTCAGGCGCGGGAGAGGCGGGAGTGGCGGCTCAAGTGGGGGATCGTAACCGTTGTCTGCCCGCCGCCTGCCCACGGCCAAGTTCAGCCGGCATCTGCGCCCGACACCCACCAGGTACCTTCTGCACGCGCGCTCGGTGTCCCGGCCTAGCGAAAGTCGGCTTCTGGGTCTTTTCTCCGTGGGCGCCAGCCGCTCGGCGGTATTGCGGAGGTCCCGGAGGCGGGGAAGGTGGGCGGGGCTTCCTATCAAAGCCCCTTGCCGCGGGTGCCTTGAGCTCCGAGCCCCGCCGGTCCAGCAGCACTTTGGTGGACCTGAGCTAACGTTAGCCCGCCGGATTGAACTAAGTTGCCTGCTTCACTCGCACCCACTTTGTGCACGGCCTGAGAGGGAGGGTGCAAATGAGATGGTCGCTGTGGTCTACTGTGGTGTTGATGACTGTTTTCAGTTTTCAGTGGGATGAGCCTTGGTGAACAAACACAAGACACCTGAGGCCTGCTTGTTACGCCTCTCGCCGGAGTGATGGTGTTTGAATTGGTACTGAGCTTGGATGCTGTCAGATAGGGACTCTCAGACGTCTCCTCCTGAGCTGTCCCACAAAAGACGAACGCTTTCGGATGGTGACGTTCAGACTCCGAATCCAGATAAGAACTTTATCTGCTGGGTTAGGTATGCAGGCATCAGTGTAATGCTTAGAACAAAACACGGTGCGCTCCCAGAGTGACAGTTGTGGTTTTGGACAGGTGTGGAGCTCTAGGTGGGAGTGCCAACATAGCCCACCCCTTTAGGCCTCCAGGGGTGAAGGGGATGGTGCAGGTTTAGAGATAAAGAGAGGTCACACAGAGAAAGGCTCATTGGCACAAGGAACAGCCTTTGGGGTGTGATGGCGTGTGCTGGTTGCTGTGGATTATGAGGACAGCCCTAAGGTTTCCAGGCAGTATGTAATGGAATTACCTCTTGCTGCAGGGTACATGCACAGTCCCGATGTGGGCAGGTGGAGAGGATAAGGATGGGCAGGGAAGTTTCCACTTGGGAGATGGGAAGTGGCCATGATAGAGAGTTCTGTGGGAATGAGTGAAAACCTTGTTCTCAGGCCAAGGAGTGTCTCCTGGTCAGTGGCTGAGTTAGTGAGAGCGTCACCCAAAGAGATGCGCATGCTCTGGACCAGTGAAGTGGGCTGGAGTTCTGGGGAGTCCACGTTAGTCTGAGATACTCATCAAAGGACAGTGGAGGACTGTGGCCCCGAGAGCTGCCTTTGACCTGTTGTCAATGCTTTTGCCTCCAGAAAGAAAAGGACAGCGCTGTCTGTCTGCTCGGTGCCAACATGCAGCTTCATAAGCAGGATGTGCTGAGCTGTCCCCGACAGAGTGAAGTCacagagaagccaggcagccactagctgggggccctcagccttccCTGGCTTCCAGGGTGTTTCCCACTTCCTAGGAGCAGCAATGGAAAAGCCTGCAGGCAGGAAAAAGAAGACCCAGGCCCCCAAAGAGGAAGCAGGTGCTCAAAAGGCCACTGCCAAAGGGGAGAAAGCGCCAAGGGGAAAGAAGCCAACCAAGAGGAGGCCCCGGAAGCCCCGCAAACAGACTGTCCTGAGTCCCGAAGACGAGGCGCATATCTTTGATGCCTTCGATGCCTCGTTTAAAGATGACTTTGAGGGCGTCCCCGTGTTTATTCCTTTTCAGAGGAAGAAGCCCTATGAGTGCGGTGAGTGCGGACGAATCTTTAAACACAAGACAGATCACATTCGCCACCAGAGAGTTCACACTGGCGAGAAGCCCTTTAAGTGTGACCAGTGTGGGAAGACCTTCAGGCACAGCTCAGACGTCACCAAACATCTGAGAATCCATACCGGTGAGAAACCCTTTAAATGTGGGGAGTGTGGAAAGGCCTTCAACTGTGGCTCCAATCTTCTGAAACACCAGAAAAcgcacactggagagaagccttatggCTGTGAGGAGTGTGGAAAATCCTTCGCCTACAGCTCCTGCCTCATCCGGCATCGGAAGCGTCATCCGAGGAAGAAGCACTGAGCAGGGCAGCCTACAACTGTAGATCTTTTTCAAACATCAGATGTTGGTCTAGGTTTCCGGTGCAGTATCTACTGATGGCTCATGTGGCTGCCTCTCCCTGTCATCGAAAGGAAAACCCACCCATCAGACCTAAGAACCCACAGAGGCCTTCTGCCCTGTGAGTCCTCACTTGATGGTAACACGGTGCTCCCCGGGGCTTCCTGCAGCTCCAGCCATTTTCCAGACTACTTCATTCTACTCAGGACCATCTTTGGAACAGCTTTGGGTCACCGAGAACTTACAGCTAAAGAGACAACCCTGTTGGCGAGGGCCAATGCCtc from Peromyscus leucopus breed LL Stock unplaced genomic scaffold, UCI_PerLeu_2.1 scaffold_255, whole genome shotgun sequence carries:
- the LOC114694145 gene encoding zinc finger protein 41, encoding MEKPAGRKKKTQAPKEEAGAQKATAKGEKAPRGKKPTKRRPRKPRKQTVLSPEDEAHIFDAFDASFKDDFEGVPVFIPFQRKKPYECGECGRIFKHKTDHIRHQRVHTGEKPFKCDQCGKTFRHSSDVTKHLRIHTGEKPFKCGECGKAFNCGSNLLKHQKTHTGEKPYGCEECGKSFAYSSCLIRHRKRHPRKKH